The following are from one region of the Hymenobacter radiodurans genome:
- a CDS encoding 3-keto-disaccharide hydrolase, translating to MRLAVLASVLLFSSSLMAQAQQTGKPEDTEVWEPVPKVVSANPQFTPPPSDAIVLFDGKDLTQWVSADDRNAPAKWKVAGGIFTVDKKTGNIETKRTFTNYQLHLEWRVPATIAGTGQVRGNSGLFLASLGKGDLGYELQILDSYQNKTYVNGMAGSIYKQLIPLANPTRKPGEWQSYDVLWTAPTFKADGSVQSPARVTVLFNGVVVQNNVTLAGPTVYIGKPSYQKHGPSPIKLQSHGDPSEPLSFRNIWVREL from the coding sequence ATGCGCCTTGCTGTCCTCGCTTCCGTTCTACTATTTAGCTCTTCTTTGATGGCTCAGGCGCAGCAAACGGGAAAACCAGAGGACACGGAAGTGTGGGAGCCAGTGCCCAAAGTGGTGTCTGCCAATCCGCAATTTACGCCTCCGCCCTCCGATGCGATTGTGCTTTTTGATGGCAAAGACTTAACCCAATGGGTATCGGCTGATGACCGTAATGCGCCCGCCAAATGGAAAGTCGCGGGGGGCATTTTTACCGTGGACAAGAAGACGGGCAACATCGAAACCAAGCGCACCTTCACCAACTACCAGCTGCACTTGGAGTGGCGCGTGCCGGCCACCATTGCGGGCACGGGGCAAGTACGTGGCAACAGCGGCCTATTTCTAGCCTCACTGGGCAAAGGCGACCTAGGCTACGAGCTACAGATCCTGGACTCTTACCAGAACAAAACCTACGTGAACGGTATGGCTGGCAGCATCTATAAGCAGCTGATCCCGTTGGCTAACCCCACCCGCAAACCCGGCGAGTGGCAGTCGTATGACGTGCTGTGGACGGCACCCACCTTTAAGGCTGATGGTTCGGTACAGTCGCCTGCCCGCGTGACGGTACTTTTTAACGGCGTAGTGGTGCAGAACAATGTCACTTTGGCTGGCCCCACCGTGTATATCGGCAAGCCCAGCTACCAGAAGCACGGTCCCTCGCCTATTAAGCTGCAATCCCACGGCGACCCGAGTGAGCCGCTCAGCTTCCGCAACATTTGGGTTCGGGAGTTATAG
- a CDS encoding 3-keto-disaccharide hydrolase, whose protein sequence is MRKFTALALGATLLFFSTSSTAPRDEWEPLLDKKLSKWETFQSYRHQLGYKGKVPTDAQGKEIAPIGYGKNEANVFSVVMEKGEPVLRISGEIYGCVFTKQDFTNYALKLKVKWGEKKWVPRLNEPRDSGILYNSQGECGVDYWHSWMLSQEFQVSEYEKGNAMGDFWCIANSTADITATPNETKDGLKYDPTAAPVTFGRGGPGFCQASTNNGVPNGQWDELELIHVNGKSVHIVNGKVVLAVNNSGYVENGQRRPLTHGKIQLQSEAAEVYYKGIMIKPLNAMPAEYAQYFSDQPTK, encoded by the coding sequence ATGCGAAAATTTACCGCTTTGGCCCTGGGTGCCACCTTATTGTTTTTCTCTACTTCCTCCACGGCCCCGCGCGACGAGTGGGAGCCGCTACTGGATAAGAAGCTGAGCAAGTGGGAAACCTTCCAAAGCTACCGGCACCAGCTAGGCTACAAAGGAAAAGTGCCCACCGACGCCCAAGGAAAGGAAATTGCGCCCATCGGCTACGGCAAAAACGAAGCGAATGTATTCTCCGTTGTGATGGAGAAAGGCGAGCCGGTGCTGCGCATCAGCGGCGAGATATACGGCTGCGTATTCACCAAGCAAGACTTCACTAATTACGCCCTCAAGCTGAAAGTGAAGTGGGGCGAGAAGAAGTGGGTGCCGCGCCTCAACGAGCCCCGCGACAGTGGCATTCTCTACAACAGCCAAGGCGAGTGCGGAGTAGACTACTGGCATAGCTGGATGCTGAGCCAGGAATTTCAAGTGTCGGAGTACGAGAAAGGCAACGCCATGGGCGACTTCTGGTGCATTGCCAACTCCACGGCCGACATTACCGCCACGCCAAACGAAACCAAAGACGGGCTAAAATACGACCCCACCGCGGCGCCCGTCACATTTGGCCGGGGCGGCCCCGGCTTTTGCCAGGCTTCAACCAATAACGGCGTGCCTAATGGGCAGTGGGATGAGTTGGAACTGATTCATGTAAATGGCAAAAGCGTCCACATTGTGAATGGCAAAGTGGTGCTGGCCGTGAACAACTCTGGCTACGTGGAAAACGGCCAGCGCCGGCCCCTCACGCACGGCAAAATTCAGCTGCAAAGCGAAGCGGCAGAGGTGTACTACAAAGGCATTATGATCAAGCCCCTGAACGCGATGCCCGCGGAGTACGCCCAGTATTTCAGCGACCAGCCAACCAAGTAA